The Xylophilus rhododendri region CCTCACCACCCCCGACGGCCAGCACCAGTACCGCGCCTACGACACCCGCGGCCAGCTCATACTGCAGTGGCAGAACGACGCTGGCCTGCTGCGCTACACCGAATACCACTACGACGCCCTCGGCCGCCAGACCGCCGTCATCACCCCGAGTTCGGCCAGCACCATCGGCGGCGCACCGGGCCGCCAGCTCACCGGCCTGCTCTGGAACGCCTTCGGCGAACTCACCGCCCGCGGCACCTGGGCCGAGGGCAGTGCGGCGTCCTACAGCGAGTTCTTCCAGTACGACAACGCCGGCCACCTCTGGCGCAGCAACGCGGGCGACGGCCAGACCACGGTGATGCTCTACGACCTGCTGGGCCGCCAGACCGCGCAGATCACCAGCGCCGGCAGCCTCGACCTGCTGCGCTCCTTCGGCGATGCGGGTAGCGTCGATGCCCAGGGCCACAACGGCCTGCGCCGCACCGACTTCGAACTCGACGCCCTCGGCCGCGCCCTCGTCCAGCGTGAAGCCGCCCGCGCCAACCCCCAGTACACCGAGACCTACCGCCCCACCACCTTCAGAACCTTCGACCGCTGGGGCAACACCCTCAGCCAGAGCGACCCGCGCGACGCCCGCATCCTCACCCGCTTCGCCTACAACGCCGCCAACCAGCTCGTCCGCCAGGTCCAGCCCGACGCCGACGGCAACATCTCCGCGGCCAGCCCCCTCACCATCCTCGTCTACGACGCGCTGGGCCGGCAGGTCGCGCTCAACGACGCCAACGGCCACATCAGCCGCCAGGTCTGGGATGCCACGAACCACCTGCTGGCCGAAGTACACGCCGACGGCGGCGTCGTCCGGCACGACTACGACGCCTTCGGCGACGAGACCCGCACCCAGGACGCCGAGAACTTCGTCACCCTCAGCGACTACGACCGCATGGGCCGGCTCACCTACCGCGAACATGTCGGCGACGGCCGCTTCCAGGTCGTCGTCGACGGTGCCGGCGCCCCCAGCTCCAGCAGACCGGCAACAGCAGCTGGCAGCTCTTCGCCTACGACGCGGCCGGCCACCGCACGCTGCAGGTCGACGGCGAAGGCGCCCTCACCCAGTACCGCTACGACGCCCGCGGCAACCTCGCCGCCACCATCGACGCCGACGGTTTTACGACCCGCAACGCCTACGACCTGCACGACCGCCTCGCCGCCACCCAGGACCCCAACGGCGCCATCGCCACCTGGGCCTATGACGACTTCGGCCAGCTGCAGTCCCACGGCGACATCGGCGGCGCCGGCTACTGGTTCCTGTACGACAGCGCACGAGAACTCATCGCCCAGGGCAGCAGCCGCGGCGAGTCCATCGCCTACACCTACGACGCCGCCGGCCAGCTCGTGCGCATCGACGACGCTGGCACCGACCGCCACACCTACTACGAATACGACAGCGCAGGGCGCCACACCTACGAACAGGTGATGCAGGGCGCCGGCGGCTACCAGGGCCAGGCACTCGCCTACGACAGCCTGGGCCGGCTGTCGCGCGTGAGCGGCTTCGACGGCGTGAACATCGCCATGGCCTACGACGCCGTCGGCAACAAGATCTTCCAGTCCACCGGCTACCCGGGCGGCAGCCAGGCCGCCTGGTTCGCCTACGACGCCATGAACCGGCAGATCCTCTCGGACGGCGCGGTCGACGGCAACGCGCAGAACCTGGCCAACATCACCGTCAACCGCGGCCACATCCTGGCCTACGACCACAACGGCAACCGCATCCAGGACACCTCCTGGGGCCAGCGGGTGGTGGCGCAGTACGCCCAGCATGTGGACGAGTCCGGCACCCCGGTGGGCCCGGTCGGCTTGACCGGCTACCAGGCCTACGCGGGCCCCGTCACCCATTACTACGGCTACGACAGCGCCAACCGCCTGTCGGGCGTGGCGGTCGAGGCCTATGCCGATGTGTTCACCACCCTCGACGAGTCCGGCCGGGCGATCTCCGTCAGCGGCATCGAACCGATCCCGCTGGGCCGCTCGCAGGCCGTCTTCATCGACAGGCGCTACTACGACAACGCCGGCCGCCTGGCGCAGAGCGGCCCCGGCGGCACCGTGCCGGCCGACTACCTCGCCGCCCTGGCCATCGCCAACCCCGGCACCGTCGGCACCAGCACCCTGCAGAACCGCTACGACCCCGCCGGCCGCCTGGAGTGGCAGCGCACCGTCGACGAGACCAGGCCCATCCCCGACGCCGCGCGCACCCGCGACACCTGGTTCGTGCACGCCGTCGACATCACCGAGCAGGTCCTCACCGGCCACGACGAGTCCGGGGTGCCGACCTACCAGACGGTCACCCGCACCGACAGCAGCACCGGCTACGACCCCGCCGGCAACCTGATCTACAGCCGCAGCGTGCAGGTCATCCCGGACGAGGGCACCATCGTCACCGACACCGTCACCGGCCTGGAGCGGGCCGAGGGCTACCGGCAGGCCTTCCAGCACACCTTCAGCCGCAACGCGAACTCCGGCAACCACCAGGAAGCGCGGGTCAGCCAGTACTACGACGCCGACGGCTTCCTCGCCAGCATCACCGACAGCAGCAGTGCGCAGGGCAACCGGCAGATCTACACCGATGCCAATGGCGTGGTCCTGCTCAACGTGCAGAACGGGACGTACCTGCGCCAGTTGGTGGTCAATGGCGAAGTGCTGGGCGTCTACGGCGCAGGCGTCGATCCGCACAACCCGAGCGCGGGCAACGGCAACCTGAACTTCGTCTCGCAAGCCGACTTCAACCTTGGCTACAAGCCGGTCACGGCAAGCTATCCCGAAACCAGCACCGGGCAGTACACGGTCCGGGGCGGCGATACGCTCAGAAGCATCGCGCAGTCAGCCTACGGCGATGCCGACCTCTGGTACCAGATCGCCCTGGCCAACGGGCTGGAGGGCGACAGCGATCTAAGGATTGGCGCCAGCCTCACCATCCCGACGCAGATCGCCGGCACGCACAACAGCGCAAGCACCTTCAGCCCCTACGACCCGAGCCGCGTGGTGGGCTCGACCAGTCCGGTGAACCTGCCCATCCCGCTGGGCAACCACCCGAGCGGCGGTGGTGGGTGTGGGGGGCTGGGCAGGATCATCACGGTGGTGGTCGCCGTGGTGGCGACGTACATCACCGTGGGTGCCACCGCGGAATACCTGGCGTTCACGCTGGAAACGGGCTTCGCCGCCACAGCCGCAGCCAGCGCCGCCATCGCAGCTGCAGCCGGCTCGATTGCGAGCCAAGTCGTTGGCAATCTCACCGGGGTACAGGACGGCTTCAGCTGGCAGGCCGTCGCGCTCAGCGCGATCAGTGCCGGGGTGGGGCAGAGCGTAGCCGAGCTGATACCGGCCGCGGGCGGGCCGATCACGACGGCGATGGCCCGGCAAGCCGCGGCCAGCATGCTGATCCAGGGCGCCGCAGTAGCCCTGGGTGCGCAGAAGAGCTTCAGCTGGACCCAAGTGGCCGCATCGGCCGCGGGTGCGGGCGCAGGCGCGGTAGTCGGTGCGAGCTTGAATCAGCTCATAGGCTACGGCCCCGCTACCAACTTCGAATGGAGCAAAAACGCGTTGTCAGCGCTCGCCTCCACCACGACTTCCATAGCGGTAATGAGCGGTGGAAGGGTCTCGGCTGAGGAGGTTGCGACCGATGCGTTCGGGAATGTGCTGGGAAGTGCTTTGTTAAACCTGACCAAATCGGTGGGCTCACGTATCTCAACAAACGAAGAATTTATCGATAGCAATAGTTTTAGCGAAAATGGCGCTAATCAAGTAAGCGTAGCTGATGGGTATAGCACGCTTACGCAAAAGACGAATGTCGCACCCGATAATTCAATTTTCGACAGCAATTTATTAAATGAAAATTCTGAAATTACACATTCCCGTTATAACAAAAACATGGAATTCATCTCCAACGGCGGAGATAACGCTTTAGACGACTTAAACTCACTAGCCGGACATCCATTTGAAATAAATGCCATCTCAATTCCAAACCTTGAGGCCTCCGCGCATTTTCAACCATCATATGAAATCGATACAGTCAAAAATTTGGCGGCATTAAGCTCATTATTAAGCCCGCCTCAAGCACTGGAAGAAGATATTTTAGTTGCAGCGGCTGGCGGCGTAAAATGGCTGAATCATTTCACAAACGAAAAATTTTCATCTTCAAACAACATTGCAAATAATTCCCCAGAAGAGGCACTTGAATTAAAGTTATCATTGGAATTAACCACAAACAGGCCTCAAGATGCGCGGTTACTGAGTTTCGGTGACAAGGGAATAACTTTGCTCAAGGACATAGAGACTCTCAGACTTAAACCATACGACGATCAAACTGGAAAAGACATTGACGCATGGGTGCGCGGGGCGACCATCGGATATGGTCAATTAATTTCCCAAAATGAATGGGACGTTTACAAAGATGGCATAAGCATAGACAATGCCGAGAAGACCTTTAATGATAAACTATTACCTTTTGTAAATAGTGTGCAGCTAAACGTAAAAACCCCGCTGCTGCAAAATCAGTTTGATGCGCTAGTAATTTTAAACTACAATATTGGCCAATCAGCATTTATCAATTCTTCACTATTGAAAATTATAAATGATCCAACAGCAAAAACCGCCTTCGACTCCACCGAAGACGCTTGGAAAGCGTTTAACAAATCTCAAGGCAAAGTAAATAACGGACTAATCAATCGAAGAGCCAGCGAATGGAATATTTACAACTCCGGAGTTTATCGCAAATGGTAACACCAGCCGTTATTCAGAAGGATTTGGTTTGGCGCATTAGCCTAACCGGTTTGCTTTTATTCGGAAGCATGACTGCCGAAGCCAGTGAGACGCCACTACCTAAAACTTTCTACGGAGATTACAAAATAATTGACGTCTTAAAAGTAAGCGGAGGATTGACGTCGGATGAACAGGCCAAAAAGTCGATCGGATCCCACATGTGTATTCGCAAAGACATATTTACCCTGCGAAGCAATAAAATCAATTATCCGGTTTATAAATATCTAAAAAAAGCCGCGCCCGAGCGTGATTCGGAAATTGACGAGCCTAACACGCCGCTCTTTTTCGGAATAGAAAAAGACAGGCAGACCATAGAAACAATATTAGTCTACGAAAACATGAAAGCTGTCTATCCATTTGAAAAAATAGAAGCCCTTCCGAGCGGGCGGTATGTTAATTTATTCGATGGGCACGCATATTTTCTTAGAAAAACTTCAGCAAAATGTCCTTAACATCAGAAGCGACGGGTCATTTGAATACAACGAAAATCAAAACTCGGGCGTGAACTGGGCAGTCCGAGCCAAACCCAGGATCGACATTAGGAATGTCGAACGGGCTGTTGGATTTTCAAAGATCCGGGCGATCTGTAAATAACAAGTTCGTATAGAACGCCTGACGATCAAGCCAAGATAATGCATTTGCAACTGCAAAAAAGCTCAATATCGAGGCACGGTAGATCTGACTAGGAAAGAATTGCGAATTACAATCGATGCACTTGTAAACAAAAAATCAAACGGCATCACGACCAATTTTCTTGCCCCTTATACCGGGCATGGTCCTTTTCACATCGAATTTAAACAGCCCAAGAGACAAGTTGCATTGCGAGCAAAGCATGAAAATAAGCGATTTACAAAAGATCTTGTTATGTTTTTTGTATTTTTTCGGTGACAGCCAACTTGCATTTGCAACTTCCGACGGTTCTACCGAATTAATGGGCAAAAATAATCTGGAGAAATTTGATGCGGCAAACTTTGCAAAACTCCAGTCCTTGGTTGGCAGTAGTGGGCGCGAGTTAATTGAAAATCTTGCGAAAAACCATGAACCCCAGTATAAACTCGTAGATGTTTGCGCCGGAACCTTTAAAAATCAAGGCAATTTAGATGTGGGTCTTGCTTTGCTAAATTCAGAAAAAAATGAATTGATTTATGCAATATTACTACAAGAATCCGGCTATAAGAATATTATGGTTTTATCAAAAACGGAAGTTGCCATGTCGGCCCAAGGAGTGTTTAGCAAGCCGCCAGGCGTTCGATGTGAATCGTGGACATCATTAGAAAGAATTTCCACTACTTACAGGAAACTCGCGGAATATTCGGCGTCAGGCTCAGATTTAAAGCCCACCAATAAAATGGATGCTTTTTGCGTTGTACCTTCCGTCTCATTAGCCACTTTTATTTGTCATTCGTATTCGTCGATCAAAAATAAATTCCTGCCGATAGGAGGCTGGTACAACGACTGAGTCTGAATCTGCAATTTGCCGCATGGCCAACTATCAAAACCATCAGACCAAAATAGATGCGATCGTTAATCGCTTAAAAGGTTTGCAAACCAGCTGCGCCACACTTCCGCCGCGCCGGTTAAGCCAGCGACACCCTTCGGCACTTGTCAGGGCTTAGCGCCGCTCGGCATTGAATGTCGGCGTTAGCCGGCCGCAAGCCTTTTGAGCAGCAGAAGAGACACATATTCCTGCATTGCTAGCTACTACGCTTCACTTTCTACAAATTGTCCAGCAGTGACACCATCGTAAGTTGCGCCCTATTCTTAGCCAGTTGCTGGCAATACGCTCTGATGCAGCCGGACTGCTGCTTGACCCGCCAACTGGATGCTTGACCTCGGCCCGAGTGCTGGCCTCAAGCTTCTTAAATGACAATTTCAACAACCCTCGATAATACGGAGGCCAAAATGGTGATGCAGGCCCGAGAAGTTAACACCAAAACAATAGCATCAGTCACATTACAAGTGCTAAAAACAAAAATTTTTCCGTTAGCGAGTTTGGCAGCGGCAGCACTCAACAGCCTCGCGTCAGATGCAGATATTTTTGGATTGTACAAATCAACGGATGCATATCGTGCCGAAATGTTAATTAAGCCATGGCATGGCGAGCTACGCATAAACTTTATTGGCGGATCAAGCACAAAAGCGGGTGCAAATACTTCGGCAGATTGCGAGGCAGTAGCAGATGGGAAAATAGACAAAGGCATAGTTCGCGCAAAACTAATTCCTTTCGAAGGAACAAAAAGCTCCTTGAGCCAATTAGATATTGACAAAATGAATAACCACATTGAAATAAAAATCCATCGAAAGAATGCAGTGGTAACCGGATCTTTTGAATATTGCGGGTTAGGAAATTCACTGTCCGGCAACTATAGAAAAATATATTGACTTGATACATGCCAACATGTGTGGCGCAAATTTAAGCGGCCGTCATTTCGACCAAGCCGGCTACACACCCAATGAAATCAGCTTGAATATTCTTAGAAAAAAAAATGAAGGCTTATGCAGTAGCATTGATGATTTTTGGTTTAACTCAAAATTTTTCGACACACGCGGAAAACATGACATGTGATGGGATACAAAAAAGCTCCCAACACAAGCTATCTATCAAAAGGTATCAATCAAAAATTATTGAAATATCGTACAAATCCATGACTTTGGATTCGAGTAAATACACGTGCGATCTGACATTTAACCGCAATAATCCCGAGTCCGGCGTGGTGTGGAAAGACTCGCCTGATGGGAGCGCATTAAATATCGTTGATGACGCGGGAAATCAAGCGTTAAACATTGAAATCATGCAAGCCGACAGCAAACACATATCTATAAGTATTGATGGATTGAACTCACCCGCAGGGCACATTTTTGCATGCGGGCTGAATGGATACTTGTCCGCAAACATTAAAATTCAAAGCGATAATGCTGCTTGCATTTTTGAAAGCAAAGCAACACGAGATTAAAAAAACTTAGCCAGACAAAATTTGCCCTAAATATAAATACAAGCTCTTTCAGTCAGGCGCTTTGTTCAGTTGTTCGACTGATACGCACACCTCATTAGAATACGAGGAAAGATATCTTTAACTGCGAAAGAAATAGCCGGCAATTGAGGCTTTCGCGAATTGACGATACCGCTTATGGGCAGCAGCGACATCGATAAGTCGCCGCGATAAATGGCAACTGGCCAACTTCCATTCGCCGCCGCCAACCCTACGCCAGTAGCGGTGACGCATTCGCCCCGAAGCGCAACGCCCCACCCCACCCACGCTCAGCTAAGCTGCCGCATGGCCTCCTCCCCCGCCCTCCCCTCCTCCCCGCCCCAAGGCCACCACAAGACCGCCACTTCCGCCCTGACCCTGGGCGCCCTCGGCGTGGTCTTTGGCGACATCGGCACCTCCCCGCTCTACGCCTTCAAGGAATGCCTGAGCCCCGAGCACGGCGTGCTGATCGACCGCGGCGCGGT contains the following coding sequences:
- a CDS encoding glycoside hydrolase family protein, which translates into the protein MRIDDAGTDRHTYYEYDSAGRHTYEQVMQGAGGYQGQALAYDSLGRLSRVSGFDGVNIAMAYDAVGNKIFQSTGYPGGSQAAWFAYDAMNRQILSDGAVDGNAQNLANITVNRGHILAYDHNGNRIQDTSWGQRVVAQYAQHVDESGTPVGPVGLTGYQAYAGPVTHYYGYDSANRLSGVAVEAYADVFTTLDESGRAISVSGIEPIPLGRSQAVFIDRRYYDNAGRLAQSGPGGTVPADYLAALAIANPGTVGTSTLQNRYDPAGRLEWQRTVDETRPIPDAARTRDTWFVHAVDITEQVLTGHDESGVPTYQTVTRTDSSTGYDPAGNLIYSRSVQVIPDEGTIVTDTVTGLERAEGYRQAFQHTFSRNANSGNHQEARVSQYYDADGFLASITDSSSAQGNRQIYTDANGVVLLNVQNGTYLRQLVVNGEVLGVYGAGVDPHNPSAGNGNLNFVSQADFNLGYKPVTASYPETSTGQYTVRGGDTLRSIAQSAYGDADLWYQIALANGLEGDSDLRIGASLTIPTQIAGTHNSASTFSPYDPSRVVGSTSPVNLPIPLGNHPSGGGGCGGLGRIITVVVAVVATYITVGATAEYLAFTLETGFAATAAASAAIAAAAGSIASQVVGNLTGVQDGFSWQAVALSAISAGVGQSVAELIPAAGGPITTAMARQAAASMLIQGAAVALGAQKSFSWTQVAASAAGAGAGAVVGASLNQLIGYGPATNFEWSKNALSALASTTTSIAVMSGGRVSAEEVATDAFGNVLGSALLNLTKSVGSRISTNEEFIDSNSFSENGANQVSVADGYSTLTQKTNVAPDNSIFDSNLLNENSEITHSRYNKNMEFISNGGDNALDDLNSLAGHPFEINAISIPNLEASAHFQPSYEIDTVKNLAALSSLLSPPQALEEDILVAAAGGVKWLNHFTNEKFSSSNNIANNSPEEALELKLSLELTTNRPQDARLLSFGDKGITLLKDIETLRLKPYDDQTGKDIDAWVRGATIGYGQLISQNEWDVYKDGISIDNAEKTFNDKLLPFVNSVQLNVKTPLLQNQFDALVILNYNIGQSAFINSSLLKIINDPTAKTAFDSTEDAWKAFNKSQGKVNNGLINRRASEWNIYNSGVYRKW